A section of the Ignavibacteriales bacterium genome encodes:
- a CDS encoding NAD+ synthase, translating into MKLNNKYVEKILTGFIYDETHRIGMSKAVIGLSGGIDSAVSAFLAAKALGPENVTCILMPHAVSSKESITHANLVVEQLGVNSETVDITGMVDAYAGTNGDLSLLRKGNVMARARMIVLYDKSAELNALVIGTSNKTELLLGYSTIFGDSASAINPIGDLYKTQLRDLARYIDVPEVIIDKKPSADLWAGQTDEGELGFTYEEADRYLYEKVDERRTPEELKKMGFDEKFMERLDKLIYRNQFKRLPPLIAKLQSRTINIDFRYNRDWNT; encoded by the coding sequence ATGAAGCTCAATAATAAATACGTCGAAAAAATTCTCACCGGGTTTATATACGATGAAACCCATCGTATTGGTATGTCCAAAGCTGTGATAGGATTGTCAGGCGGTATTGACTCCGCTGTATCCGCATTCCTTGCCGCGAAAGCGCTCGGTCCCGAAAATGTTACGTGTATTTTAATGCCCCATGCTGTAAGCAGTAAAGAAAGCATTACACATGCGAATCTGGTAGTCGAACAGCTTGGAGTGAATTCGGAAACGGTTGATATAACCGGTATGGTAGATGCCTATGCAGGAACTAACGGCGATTTATCCCTACTGCGTAAGGGTAACGTGATGGCTCGCGCGCGAATGATCGTGCTGTATGATAAATCGGCTGAGCTCAACGCACTTGTTATCGGTACCAGCAACAAGACTGAACTTTTATTAGGATACTCTACGATCTTCGGAGATTCCGCCAGCGCGATAAATCCGATCGGCGATCTGTATAAGACCCAGCTTCGCGACTTGGCGCGTTATATTGATGTTCCTGAGGTTATCATCGACAAAAAGCCCTCCGCCGATTTATGGGCGGGGCAGACCGATGAAGGGGAGCTCGGATTTACTTATGAAGAAGCAGACAGATACCTCTACGAAAAAGTGGACGAGAGACGCACTCCTGAAGAACTTAAAAAAATGGGCTTCGATGAAAAGTTTATGGAGAGACTGGATAAATTGATTTACAGGAATCAGTTCAAACGTCTCCCGCCATTAATTGCCAAACTCCAGTCGAGAACGATAAATATTGATTTCAGATAT